From Gemmatimonadaceae bacterium, the proteins below share one genomic window:
- a CDS encoding metalloregulator ArsR/SmtB family transcription factor codes for MPVAAINLARARQLFHALSDETRLGIVEMLRDGERCVCDLQAELDAAQSRLSFHLKVLKDAGIVTDRREGRWAYYTLASDTLGEAHDVLRVLATERPAGRQLRVFGRCCG; via the coding sequence ATGCCCGTTGCAGCCATCAACCTCGCCCGCGCCCGTCAGCTGTTCCACGCGCTGTCGGACGAAACCCGACTCGGCATCGTCGAGATGCTGCGCGACGGCGAACGCTGCGTCTGTGACCTGCAGGCCGAACTCGACGCGGCGCAGTCGCGCCTCTCGTTTCACCTCAAGGTGCTGAAGGATGCCGGGATCGTGACCGACCGGCGCGAGGGGCGGTGGGCCTACTACACGTTGGCGTCGGATACTCTCGGCGAGGCCCACGACGTCCTGCGCGTGCTGGCCACCGAGCGCCCCGCAGGCCGTCAACTCCGCGTCTTCGGCCGCTGCTGCGGCTGA
- a CDS encoding arsenite methyltransferase: protein MATEQRSAENVTQIVRQKYGEAARRVLDAGEQASCCGPVNSCCGGAAFNGSTDPITSNLYVSGETQELPSAAVLASLGCGNPTALAALNPGEVVLDLGSGGGIDVLLSARRVGATGKAFGLDMTDEMLELARRNADEAGVSNVEFMKGNIEAIPLPDASVDVIISNCVINLSADKPTVLREAFRVLKPGGRFAVSDVIVRGEVPAAVRRSMELWVGCVAGALEESEFKALLRDVGFEDVDIEPTRVYKSEDARVFLEEAGLDVDASIADIDGRFMSGFVRATKPRNAVGAAATA, encoded by the coding sequence GTGGCTACCGAACAACGAAGCGCCGAGAACGTCACCCAGATCGTGCGGCAGAAGTACGGCGAGGCCGCGCGCCGCGTGCTCGACGCGGGTGAGCAGGCCTCCTGCTGTGGCCCGGTGAACTCCTGCTGTGGCGGCGCGGCCTTCAACGGCAGCACCGACCCCATCACCTCGAACCTGTACGTCTCGGGTGAGACGCAGGAACTGCCGAGTGCTGCGGTGCTCGCCTCGCTCGGCTGTGGAAACCCGACGGCGTTGGCGGCGCTGAACCCCGGCGAGGTTGTGCTGGACCTTGGCTCCGGCGGCGGCATCGACGTGCTGCTCTCCGCGCGGCGCGTGGGAGCGACGGGCAAGGCCTTCGGCCTCGACATGACCGATGAGATGCTCGAACTGGCGCGCCGCAACGCCGACGAGGCCGGCGTGTCCAACGTCGAGTTCATGAAGGGCAACATTGAAGCCATCCCGCTGCCGGACGCGTCGGTGGACGTGATCATCTCCAACTGCGTGATCAACCTCTCGGCCGACAAGCCCACCGTGCTACGTGAGGCCTTCCGCGTGCTCAAGCCCGGCGGCCGCTTCGCGGTGAGCGACGTGATTGTGCGCGGTGAGGTCCCGGCGGCGGTGCGGCGGTCGATGGAGCTCTGGGTGGGCTGCGTGGCCGGTGCGCTCGAGGAGAGCGAGTTCAAGGCGCTGTTGCGCGACGTCGGATTCGAGGACGTGGACATCGAGCCCACGCGTGTCTACAAGAGCGAGGACGCGCGGGTGTTTCTCGAGGAAGCGGGACTCGACGTGGACGCGAGCATCGCGGACATCGACGGACGCTTCATGTCCGGCTTCGTGCGCGCCACCAAGCCGCGCAACGCTGTCGGCGCCGCAGCGACGGCATGA
- a CDS encoding arsenate reductase ArsC, producing the protein MMQLPQVPGAFRVLVLCTGNSARSQIAEALLATRGASRVAGRVEADSAGSRPAARVNPFALEELARQGIRWAGRVPKSIDDVADQRFGLVITVCDNAREACPYFPGAFAQVHWGLPDPADHTEPTAARRAFAATFDALAERVDALLALPLQELDDAALTQAAQAIHDARQQPSFE; encoded by the coding sequence ATGATGCAGCTGCCGCAGGTACCAGGTGCCTTCCGGGTGCTGGTGCTCTGCACTGGCAACTCGGCGCGCAGCCAGATCGCCGAGGCGCTGCTGGCGACCCGGGGAGCATCACGGGTCGCCGGCCGCGTGGAGGCCGACAGCGCCGGCTCGCGACCCGCGGCGCGCGTGAATCCATTTGCCCTCGAGGAGCTGGCGCGACAGGGAATCAGGTGGGCGGGCCGCGTGCCGAAGTCGATCGACGACGTCGCCGATCAGCGCTTTGGGCTCGTCATCACCGTCTGCGACAACGCGCGTGAGGCCTGTCCGTACTTCCCCGGTGCATTTGCGCAGGTGCACTGGGGACTCCCCGATCCCGCGGACCACACGGAGCCCACTGCGGCGCGGCGCGCCTTCGCCGCCACGTTCGACGCGCTCGCGGAGCGTGTGGACGCGCTGCTGGCCCTGCCACTGCAGGAGCTGGATGACGCCGCCCTGACACAGGCAGCGCAGGCGATTCACGACGCGCGGCAGCAGCCAAGCTTCGAATGA
- the arsB gene encoding ACR3 family arsenite efflux transporter, with product MAAGVLLGRLFPNLGQALDRVQVAGVSVPIAIGLLWMMYPVLAKVKYETIGARIGDTKVLGTSLLLNWVIGPLLMAGLAWVFLADLPEYRNGLILIGLARCIAMVLVWNTLACGSAELAAVLVALNSVFQILTYSVLGWLFLTVMPGWMGAESTAIDVSMWEIAKSVLIFLGIPLLAGYVTRRTLVARRGREWYDDEFAPRFGSTALLGLLYTIVLMFAMQGNRIVELPLDVLRISLPLMAYFGLMFGAAFWLALRLGFDYETTISLSFTAAGNNFELAIAVAVATFGIGSGEALAAVVGPLIEVPALVGLVYVSLWARRRFFSAA from the coding sequence ATGGCTGCCGGCGTGCTGCTCGGCCGTCTGTTCCCGAACCTCGGTCAGGCGCTCGATCGGGTCCAGGTCGCCGGCGTTTCCGTTCCGATCGCAATTGGGCTGCTGTGGATGATGTATCCCGTGCTGGCCAAGGTGAAATACGAGACGATTGGCGCGCGCATCGGCGACACCAAGGTGCTGGGCACCTCGCTGCTGTTGAACTGGGTGATCGGCCCGCTGCTGATGGCCGGCCTCGCGTGGGTCTTCCTCGCCGATCTGCCGGAGTACCGCAACGGACTGATCCTCATCGGGCTCGCACGCTGTATCGCGATGGTGCTCGTCTGGAACACGCTGGCCTGCGGGTCGGCGGAACTGGCTGCGGTCCTGGTCGCGCTCAACTCGGTGTTCCAAATCCTGACCTATAGCGTGCTGGGTTGGCTCTTCCTTACGGTAATGCCGGGTTGGATGGGCGCCGAGTCCACGGCGATCGATGTCTCGATGTGGGAGATCGCCAAGAGCGTGCTGATCTTCCTTGGCATTCCGTTGCTTGCGGGCTACGTGACGCGGCGGACGCTCGTCGCGCGCCGGGGGCGGGAGTGGTACGACGACGAGTTCGCGCCGCGCTTCGGTTCGACCGCGCTGCTGGGCCTGCTCTACACCATCGTGCTGATGTTCGCGATGCAGGGGAACCGCATTGTGGAGTTGCCGCTCGACGTGCTGCGGATCAGCCTGCCGCTGATGGCGTACTTTGGCCTGATGTTCGGCGCGGCGTTCTGGCTCGCCCTGCGTCTCGGCTTTGACTACGAGACGACGATATCGCTGAGCTTCACGGCGGCGGGCAACAACTTCGAGCTCGCCATCGCGGTGGCCGTGGCGACATTCGGCATCGGCTCGGGCGAGGCCCTCGCGGCGGTGGTGGGTCCGTTGATCGAGGTGCCGGCGCTGGTGGGTCTCGTGTACGTGTCGCTGTGGGCCAGGCGGCGGTTCTTCTCCGCCGCCTAG
- a CDS encoding isoaspartyl peptidase/L-asparaginase produces the protein MTSRRDFLRTSAAAGVAGILPTRAADASPSRAETTAAASAPSIRRGRAVKPIVIADYSGFQFRNGGAENAVERAFRGITAGEDVLDALIAGVNIPELDPTENGIGYGALPNADGVVQLDASCMHGPKRRAGAVASIEGVRTPSLVAKAVMDLTDHHLIAGRDAREFARQLGFAIEEDLNTADSRRLWMEWRRRVDPEHWLDPNGTGRRRRDDNRPAHERDPDLGLAAGLSMVRDGLIREGSFWGTINCSGITPSGDLASVTTTSGLAWKIPGRVGDSPILGAGLYVDNDVGAAGSTGRGEANLYNLSSYLIVENLRRGMSPKDAGMDALRRIQKNTVERRLLNERGLPNFNVRFFVLDKQGRHAGVAMYHAGETKFALCTENGATAPDLEPLLPGSPS, from the coding sequence ATGACGAGTCGTCGCGATTTTCTCCGCACAAGTGCCGCAGCCGGTGTGGCCGGAATTCTTCCCACCCGTGCTGCGGACGCGTCACCAAGCCGCGCCGAGACAACGGCCGCCGCATCCGCACCGTCCATTCGGCGCGGCCGCGCCGTCAAGCCGATCGTCATCGCCGACTACTCGGGCTTCCAGTTCCGGAACGGCGGGGCGGAGAACGCCGTCGAACGTGCGTTCCGCGGCATCACGGCCGGCGAGGACGTTCTGGACGCGCTGATTGCCGGCGTCAACATCCCCGAACTCGATCCCACGGAGAACGGCATCGGCTACGGCGCGCTGCCCAACGCGGACGGCGTGGTGCAGCTCGACGCCTCGTGCATGCACGGGCCCAAGCGCCGCGCCGGGGCGGTGGCGAGCATCGAGGGAGTGCGCACGCCCTCGCTCGTGGCCAAGGCGGTGATGGACCTCACGGACCACCACTTGATCGCCGGCCGCGACGCGCGCGAGTTCGCGCGGCAGCTTGGCTTCGCCATCGAGGAAGATCTCAATACCGCCGACAGCCGGCGCCTGTGGATGGAGTGGCGTCGGCGCGTGGATCCGGAGCACTGGTTGGATCCGAACGGTACCGGCCGCCGCCGTCGCGATGACAACCGGCCCGCCCACGAGCGCGACCCGGACCTCGGCCTCGCCGCCGGCCTCTCGATGGTGCGCGACGGGTTGATCCGCGAGGGATCGTTCTGGGGCACCATCAACTGCAGCGGCATTACGCCCAGCGGCGACCTCGCCAGCGTGACGACGACGAGCGGCCTCGCGTGGAAGATCCCCGGACGTGTTGGCGACTCGCCGATTCTCGGGGCAGGGCTCTACGTCGACAACGATGTCGGCGCGGCGGGATCCACCGGTCGCGGCGAGGCCAATCTCTACAACCTCTCGTCGTACTTGATCGTCGAGAACCTGCGGCGCGGGATGTCGCCCAAGGACGCCGGAATGGACGCGCTGCGGCGCATCCAGAAGAACACGGTGGAGCGACGGCTGCTGAACGAGCGCGGGCTGCCGAACTTCAACGTGCGCTTCTTCGTGCTCGACAAGCAGGGCCGGCACGCCGGCGTGGCGATGTATCACGCCGGCGAGACGAAGTTCGCGCTGTGCACGGAGAACGGCGCGACCGCGCCCGATCTCGAGCCGTTGTTGCCGGGGTCGCCGAGCTAG
- a CDS encoding DUF819 family protein, producing the protein MLSSPLAVLAVLALVVLASEWLVRRTVLRHAGTALLGILLAAVLANVGLIPAGSTTAEPVPVYDGIFTYVAPLAIFWLLLGVNLRTVRKAGVPMLALFLIGAWGTAVGAFAAAKLVGGGDALHGQLAGVAGMFTGTYVGGSINFNAVALEYDVVRDGVVYTASIVADNIVTTIWMVATLTLPRLLAPMFRGIGTTVSAGDGPVLGIEEDTEPLHPVDLAVVLGLGAGGVWIAEVVALWLSGRGVRVPTMLVLTVIALLLAQIPAVARLRGPRVIGLFAVYLFLTVIGAFCDLRALVSVGELGVTLLLFALITVGMHGVVIFGSARLFRMDATIAAIASQANVGGGTSALACARSLGREDLVLPAVLVGSVGNALGNFLGFWVASRLG; encoded by the coding sequence ATGCTCTCGTCACCGCTCGCCGTGCTGGCCGTCTTGGCACTTGTGGTGCTCGCCTCCGAGTGGCTGGTGCGCCGCACGGTGCTGCGCCACGCGGGCACCGCACTGCTCGGCATCCTGCTCGCGGCGGTGCTGGCCAACGTCGGGCTGATTCCGGCGGGCTCCACAACGGCGGAGCCCGTGCCGGTCTACGACGGGATTTTCACCTACGTCGCGCCGCTGGCCATCTTCTGGTTGCTGCTCGGCGTGAACCTGCGCACCGTGCGCAAGGCGGGCGTGCCGATGCTCGCGCTGTTCCTGATCGGCGCCTGGGGCACGGCGGTGGGAGCCTTTGCCGCGGCCAAGCTCGTCGGCGGCGGCGATGCCCTGCACGGACAGCTCGCCGGCGTCGCGGGAATGTTCACCGGCACCTATGTCGGCGGCAGCATCAACTTCAACGCCGTGGCGCTCGAGTACGACGTGGTGCGCGACGGCGTGGTCTACACCGCCAGCATCGTGGCGGACAACATCGTGACGACCATCTGGATGGTGGCGACGCTGACGCTCCCGCGCCTGCTCGCCCCGATGTTCCGCGGCATCGGCACGACGGTCTCGGCCGGCGATGGTCCCGTGCTCGGCATCGAAGAGGATACCGAGCCGTTGCATCCGGTGGACCTGGCCGTGGTGCTTGGCCTTGGCGCGGGCGGGGTGTGGATCGCTGAGGTTGTGGCGCTGTGGTTGTCCGGGCGTGGGGTCAGGGTTCCGACGATGCTGGTGCTCACGGTGATCGCGCTGCTCCTGGCACAGATTCCTGCCGTCGCGCGGCTGCGTGGGCCGCGCGTGATCGGGTTGTTTGCCGTGTATCTCTTCCTCACGGTGATCGGGGCCTTCTGCGACCTGCGCGCGTTGGTTTCCGTCGGGGAGCTCGGCGTCACGCTCTTGTTGTTCGCGCTGATCACGGTCGGCATGCACGGCGTGGTGATCTTCGGCAGCGCGCGGCTGTTCCGGATGGATGCGACGATCGCCGCCATTGCCTCGCAGGCAAACGTCGGCGGCGGCACCTCCGCGCTGGCCTGCGCCCGCTCGCTGGGCCGCGAGGACTTGGTGCTCCCCGCGGTGCTGGTGGGATCGGTCGGGAATGCCCTGGGCAACTTCCTCGGATTCTGGGTCGCCTCGCGTTTGGGCTGA